In Necator americanus strain Aroian chromosome IV, whole genome shotgun sequence, the following proteins share a genomic window:
- a CDS encoding hypothetical protein (NECATOR_CHRIV.G15102.T1), producing MSILSEILSTGHVDKELLDALDDAQKQLLFCQMRAEQVRKWQANEERLEREGAPKKTANKRGIKWLTGADGEVWVWVMGDHPLDKSIEEILEEEARQEAHNRALKELTGQGDTEVKEPEEALKAQLGQMRVGVTDSIYDDSDTSFDPTHPLLFQPVRRDLTPNGNGVASTNGASPARPVAMTATTVSSFTTPQPQKAELRGPPPPIPARPPNLTGKAAVQVGQNTPAVATPAPTTSWQDTILANGVKMRQPRDITWEQKAEDVQKRESEIFQSIQEKRERIRREAEAESERQRLEWEQQNQRAREAEEAMRKMAQKAREQHRQLIRTSTSILPALKDTKATSLREAIKNLPRPPKPKSRAAIVDWFKRDEWPRGTGQDPKTRMPAPWFHGIISRDQAEILLQDKPTGSFLVRVSERIWGYTVSYVVGDGTFKHFLVERIPEGYQFLGTNQVVHDQLFDLISYHETAPITAKGGEILKWSVGQMFRPPDYHDIIPDTAFPQANRLVGRF from the exons ATGAGCATTCTCTCGGAAATTTTGAGTACG GGCCATGTTGACAAGGAACTTCTCGATGCATTAGATGACGCTCAAAAGCAGTTATTGTTCTGTCAAATGCGCGCTGAACAG GTAAGAAAATGGCAAGCGAATGAGGAACGACTGGAGCGAGAGGGGGCCCCTAAGAAAACGGCAAACAAGAGAGGGATCAA ATGGCTAACTGGAGCCGATGGTGAAGTTTGGGTTTGGGTAATGGGCGACCATCCTTTGGATAAATCCATTGAGGAGATTTTGGAGGAAGAA GCTCGACAAGAAGCACACAATCGAGCTCTGAAGGAGCTGACAGGTCAGGGAGACACTGAGGTAAAAGAGCCCGAAGAAGCTCTGAAAGCACAACTGGGACAAATGCGTGTAGGAGTTACT gatTCTATATATGACGACTCTGACACTTCGTTTGATCCCACTCATCCTTTGCTATTCCAGCCTGTTCGGAGAGACTTGACTCCAAATGGGAACG GAGTTGCCTCTACTAATGGCGCTTCACCTGCGCGTCCTGTGGCAATGACTGCAACAACAGTGTCAAGTTTCACAACTCCGCAGCCGCAGAAAGCCGAACTACGCGGGCCACCGCCGCCTATCCCCGCTCGGCCGCCGAATCTCACGGGAAAAGCAGCTGTGCAAGTG GGTCAGAATACGCCCGCAGTAGCTACGCCCGCACCTACCACATCATGGCAAGACACAATCCTAGCAAATG GAGTAAAAATGAGGCAGCCCCGCGACATAACATGGGAACAAAAAGCAGAAGACGTGCAAAAGCGGGAGTCAGAGATATTCCAGAGCATCCAA GAAAAGCGAGAGCGTATCCGTCGGGAAGCTGAGGCAGAGTCGGAAAGGCAACGCCTTGAGTGGGAACAGCAAA ATCAGCGTGCTCGTGAAGCAGAAGAAGCTATGCGTAAAATGGCTCAGAAAGCGCGCGAGCAGCACCGACAACTGATAAGAACGTCAACGAGTATTCTCCCTGCGCTGAAAGACACAAAGGCGACATCGTTGAGAGAAGCCAT CAAGAACTTACCGAGACCACCGAAGCCAAAATCACGGGCTGCCATTGTGGATTGGTTCAAAAGAGATGAATGGCCCCGTGGCACTGGACAGGATCCGAAGACAAGAATGCCAGCACCGTGGTTTCATG GGATAATTTCTCGGGACCAGGCTGAAATTCTATTGCAGGACAAGCCTACCGGCTCGTTCTTAGTGCGAGTTTCAGAGAGAATATGGGG GTATACGGTATCATATGTTGTTGGCGATGGTACGTTCAAACATTTCCTTGTTGAGCGGATACCAGAAGGGTATCAGTTTCTCGGCACAAATCAGGTTGTTCATGACCAATTGTTTGATCTCATCTCTTATCATGAG ACTGCTCCGATCACAGCAAAGGGCGGTGAGATTTTGAAGTGGTCAGTAGGTCAGATGTTTCGTCCTCCAGATTACCATGATATAATACCAGACACTGCGTTCCCTCAGGCTAACAGATTAGTGGGGCGTTTCTGA
- a CDS encoding hypothetical protein (NECATOR_CHRIV.G15102.T3): MSILSEILSTGHVDKELLDALDDAQKQLLFCQMRAEQVRKWQANEERLEREGAPKKTANKRGIKWLTGADGEVWVWVMGDHPLDKSIEEILEEEARQEAHNRALKELTGQGDTEVKEPEEALKAQLGQMRVGVTDSIYDDSDTSFDPTHPLLFQPVRRDLTPNGNGVASTNGASPARPVAMTATTVSSFTTPQPQKAELRGPPPPIPARPPNLTGKAAVQVGQNTPAVATPAPTTSWQDTILANGVKMRQPRDITWEQKAEDVQKRESEIFQSIQEKRERIRREAEAESERQRLEWEQQNQRAREAEEAMRKMAQKAREQHRQLIRTSTSILPALKDTKATSLREAIKNLPRPPKPKSRAAIVDWFKRDEWPRGTGQDPKTRMPAPWFHGIISRDQAEILLQDKPTGSFLVRVSERIWGYTVSYVVGDGTFKHFLVERIPEGYQFLGTNQVVHDQLFDLISYHETAPITAKGGEILKWLTD, translated from the exons ATGAGCATTCTCTCGGAAATTTTGAGTACG GGCCATGTTGACAAGGAACTTCTCGATGCATTAGATGACGCTCAAAAGCAGTTATTGTTCTGTCAAATGCGCGCTGAACAG GTAAGAAAATGGCAAGCGAATGAGGAACGACTGGAGCGAGAGGGGGCCCCTAAGAAAACGGCAAACAAGAGAGGGATCAA ATGGCTAACTGGAGCCGATGGTGAAGTTTGGGTTTGGGTAATGGGCGACCATCCTTTGGATAAATCCATTGAGGAGATTTTGGAGGAAGAA GCTCGACAAGAAGCACACAATCGAGCTCTGAAGGAGCTGACAGGTCAGGGAGACACTGAGGTAAAAGAGCCCGAAGAAGCTCTGAAAGCACAACTGGGACAAATGCGTGTAGGAGTTACT gatTCTATATATGACGACTCTGACACTTCGTTTGATCCCACTCATCCTTTGCTATTCCAGCCTGTTCGGAGAGACTTGACTCCAAATGGGAACG GAGTTGCCTCTACTAATGGCGCTTCACCTGCGCGTCCTGTGGCAATGACTGCAACAACAGTGTCAAGTTTCACAACTCCGCAGCCGCAGAAAGCCGAACTACGCGGGCCACCGCCGCCTATCCCCGCTCGGCCGCCGAATCTCACGGGAAAAGCAGCTGTGCAAGTG GGTCAGAATACGCCCGCAGTAGCTACGCCCGCACCTACCACATCATGGCAAGACACAATCCTAGCAAATG GAGTAAAAATGAGGCAGCCCCGCGACATAACATGGGAACAAAAAGCAGAAGACGTGCAAAAGCGGGAGTCAGAGATATTCCAGAGCATCCAA GAAAAGCGAGAGCGTATCCGTCGGGAAGCTGAGGCAGAGTCGGAAAGGCAACGCCTTGAGTGGGAACAGCAAA ATCAGCGTGCTCGTGAAGCAGAAGAAGCTATGCGTAAAATGGCTCAGAAAGCGCGCGAGCAGCACCGACAACTGATAAGAACGTCAACGAGTATTCTCCCTGCGCTGAAAGACACAAAGGCGACATCGTTGAGAGAAGCCAT CAAGAACTTACCGAGACCACCGAAGCCAAAATCACGGGCTGCCATTGTGGATTGGTTCAAAAGAGATGAATGGCCCCGTGGCACTGGACAGGATCCGAAGACAAGAATGCCAGCACCGTGGTTTCATG GGATAATTTCTCGGGACCAGGCTGAAATTCTATTGCAGGACAAGCCTACCGGCTCGTTCTTAGTGCGAGTTTCAGAGAGAATATGGGG GTATACGGTATCATATGTTGTTGGCGATGGTACGTTCAAACATTTCCTTGTTGAGCGGATACCAGAAGGGTATCAGTTTCTCGGCACAAATCAGGTTGTTCATGACCAATTGTTTGATCTCATCTCTTATCATGAG ACTGCTCCGATCACAGCAAAGGGCGGTGAGATTTTGAAGTG GCTAACAGATTAG
- a CDS encoding hypothetical protein (NECATOR_CHRIV.G15102.T2), translated as MSILSEILSTGHVDKELLDALDDAQKQLLFCQMRAEQVRKWQANEERLEREGAPKKTANKRGIKWLTGADGEVWVWVMGDHPLDKSIEEILEEEARQEAHNRALKELTGQGDTEVKEPEEALKAQLGQMRVGVTDSIYDDSDTSFDPTHPLLFQPVRRDLTPNGNGVASTNGASPARPVAMTATTVSSFTTPQPQKAELRGPPPPIPARPPNLTGKAAVQVGQNTPAVATPAPTTSWQDTILANGVKMRQPRDITWEQKAEDVQKRESEIFQSIQEKRERIRREAEAESERQRLEWEQQNQRAREAEEAMRKMAQKAREQHRQLIRTSTSILPALKDTKATSLREAIKNLPRPPKPKSRAAIVDWFKRDEWPRGTGQDPKTRMPAPWFHGIISRDQAEILLQDKPTGSFLVRVSERIWGYTVSYVVGDGTFKHFLVERIPEGYQFLGTNQVVHDQLFDLISYHETAPITAKGGEILKWSVG; from the exons ATGAGCATTCTCTCGGAAATTTTGAGTACG GGCCATGTTGACAAGGAACTTCTCGATGCATTAGATGACGCTCAAAAGCAGTTATTGTTCTGTCAAATGCGCGCTGAACAG GTAAGAAAATGGCAAGCGAATGAGGAACGACTGGAGCGAGAGGGGGCCCCTAAGAAAACGGCAAACAAGAGAGGGATCAA ATGGCTAACTGGAGCCGATGGTGAAGTTTGGGTTTGGGTAATGGGCGACCATCCTTTGGATAAATCCATTGAGGAGATTTTGGAGGAAGAA GCTCGACAAGAAGCACACAATCGAGCTCTGAAGGAGCTGACAGGTCAGGGAGACACTGAGGTAAAAGAGCCCGAAGAAGCTCTGAAAGCACAACTGGGACAAATGCGTGTAGGAGTTACT gatTCTATATATGACGACTCTGACACTTCGTTTGATCCCACTCATCCTTTGCTATTCCAGCCTGTTCGGAGAGACTTGACTCCAAATGGGAACG GAGTTGCCTCTACTAATGGCGCTTCACCTGCGCGTCCTGTGGCAATGACTGCAACAACAGTGTCAAGTTTCACAACTCCGCAGCCGCAGAAAGCCGAACTACGCGGGCCACCGCCGCCTATCCCCGCTCGGCCGCCGAATCTCACGGGAAAAGCAGCTGTGCAAGTG GGTCAGAATACGCCCGCAGTAGCTACGCCCGCACCTACCACATCATGGCAAGACACAATCCTAGCAAATG GAGTAAAAATGAGGCAGCCCCGCGACATAACATGGGAACAAAAAGCAGAAGACGTGCAAAAGCGGGAGTCAGAGATATTCCAGAGCATCCAA GAAAAGCGAGAGCGTATCCGTCGGGAAGCTGAGGCAGAGTCGGAAAGGCAACGCCTTGAGTGGGAACAGCAAA ATCAGCGTGCTCGTGAAGCAGAAGAAGCTATGCGTAAAATGGCTCAGAAAGCGCGCGAGCAGCACCGACAACTGATAAGAACGTCAACGAGTATTCTCCCTGCGCTGAAAGACACAAAGGCGACATCGTTGAGAGAAGCCAT CAAGAACTTACCGAGACCACCGAAGCCAAAATCACGGGCTGCCATTGTGGATTGGTTCAAAAGAGATGAATGGCCCCGTGGCACTGGACAGGATCCGAAGACAAGAATGCCAGCACCGTGGTTTCATG GGATAATTTCTCGGGACCAGGCTGAAATTCTATTGCAGGACAAGCCTACCGGCTCGTTCTTAGTGCGAGTTTCAGAGAGAATATGGGG GTATACGGTATCATATGTTGTTGGCGATGGTACGTTCAAACATTTCCTTGTTGAGCGGATACCAGAAGGGTATCAGTTTCTCGGCACAAATCAGGTTGTTCATGACCAATTGTTTGATCTCATCTCTTATCATGAG ACTGCTCCGATCACAGCAAAGGGCGGTGAGATTTTGAAGTGGTCAGTAG GCTAA
- a CDS encoding hypothetical protein (NECATOR_CHRIV.G15103.T1) codes for MRRCGPTPTLTIFVAYTPTSSCEEEEVKAFYTDLEKFCREDYAFYKVIIGDFNSKVLPLFIMTTETIVWNSQFQKPSSLRWTWKSPGGGYRNEIDHIIVSKRFCLTDGAVVPKFYTGSDHRLLQGRFPLQEEKRKPPSSESKVPELSLTGISSLR; via the coding sequence atgagaagatgtggtccaaccccaactttgactatcttcgtcgcttacacTCCAACATCCAGctgcgaagaagaagaagtcaaagCTTTCTATacggacctggagaagttctgcaGAGAAGATTATGCCTTCTACAaagtcataattggcgatttcaactcCAAAGTTCTCCCCctgttcatcatgacgactgaGACCATCGTttggaactcgcaattccagaagccctcctctctacgctggacgtggaaatcacccggtggagggtaccgcaatgaaatagaccacattatcgtcagtaaaaggttctgtCTGACGGATggcgctgttgtgccaaagttctatacgggatcggaccatcgcctcctccaaGGAAGATTCCCTTtacaagaagagaagagaaagccgccaagttcagagagcaaagttccagaactatcattaactgggatctcttcgctacgctag